One Streptomyces sp. R28 DNA window includes the following coding sequences:
- a CDS encoding carboxyl transferase domain-containing protein yields MTERRLSAREVIARLADDSTFTELPNPERQSGPDGPLSWQGYGASRARAAERTGEEESVVCGTASVAGTRAVLLAFEFGFLGGSLGERTGDRLEAAYAYARAHRLPVVPLVATGGSRMQEGMVALTQLQRVARQSALTREAGLPQIAVLRDPTTGGGWATLGAGADVILALPGAQVGFAGSRVRPPDADPTAYTAEAQVAAGAADAVVRPEELREVLGRWLRLLAGPPAQEAAVPHALGAHDLPATGWDAVRRARAPRRPRAEAYLDAYFTHRAPISGDRCGGVDTEGMLCGFGAHEGRTVAYAAQTGTATRPAGYRTAARLIRFADRLDVPVLTLVDTPGAANDAAAERQGAGAAIADLFGAVAAARVPITTVLIGEGGSGGALALAAPGNTWATPDSYFSVIAPEWAAAILKRGPEEVEATADQLRIRPQDLVELGVIRGVVEG; encoded by the coding sequence ATGACTGAGCGGCGCCTGTCGGCACGCGAGGTCATCGCGCGACTCGCCGACGACTCCACGTTCACCGAACTCCCAAACCCCGAAAGGCAGTCCGGGCCCGACGGCCCCCTCTCCTGGCAGGGCTACGGCGCCTCACGCGCGCGTGCCGCCGAGCGCACCGGCGAGGAGGAGTCGGTCGTCTGCGGCACCGCGAGCGTGGCGGGCACGCGGGCCGTGCTGCTGGCCTTCGAGTTCGGCTTCCTGGGCGGCTCCCTCGGCGAACGCACCGGGGACCGGCTGGAGGCGGCGTACGCGTACGCCCGCGCCCACCGCCTCCCCGTCGTCCCGCTGGTCGCCACGGGCGGCAGCAGGATGCAGGAGGGCATGGTGGCGCTGACCCAGCTCCAGCGCGTGGCACGGCAGTCGGCGCTCACCCGGGAGGCGGGCCTGCCCCAGATCGCGGTCCTCCGCGACCCGACGACGGGCGGCGGCTGGGCCACCCTCGGCGCGGGCGCCGACGTCATCCTCGCCCTGCCCGGCGCCCAGGTCGGCTTCGCGGGCTCCCGGGTCCGCCCACCGGACGCGGATCCGACGGCGTACACGGCCGAGGCGCAGGTGGCGGCGGGGGCGGCGGACGCGGTGGTGCGGCCGGAGGAACTACGGGAGGTGCTGGGCCGCTGGCTGCGGTTGCTGGCGGGACCGCCCGCCCAGGAGGCCGCGGTACCCCACGCCCTGGGCGCGCACGACCTGCCCGCCACGGGCTGGGACGCGGTTCGCCGCGCCCGCGCACCGCGACGCCCCCGCGCCGAGGCCTACTTGGACGCCTACTTCACCCATCGCGCCCCGATCAGCGGCGACCGCTGCGGGGGCGTCGACACCGAGGGCATGCTCTGCGGCTTCGGCGCGCACGAGGGCCGTACGGTCGCCTACGCCGCCCAGACCGGCACCGCGACCCGCCCGGCCGGCTACCGCACCGCCGCCCGCCTGATCCGCTTCGCGGACCGGCTCGACGTCCCGGTGCTGACACTGGTGGACACGCCGGGCGCCGCCAATGACGCGGCGGCGGAGCGGCAGGGGGCGGGCGCCGCCATCGCCGACCTGTTCGGGGCGGTGGCCGCGGCCCGCGTCCCGATCACGACTGTGCTGATCGGTGAGGGCGGTTCGGGCGGCGCGCTGGCCTTGGCGGCACCGGGCAACACCTGGGCCACGCCGGACAGTTACTTCTCGGTGATCGCACCGGAGTGGGCGGCGGCGATCCTGAAGCGGGGGCCGGAGGAGGTGGAGGCGACGGCGGATCAACTCCGGATCCGGCCGCAGGATCTGGTGGAGCTGGGGGTGATCCGGGGAGTCGTCGAGGGGTAG
- a CDS encoding trypsin-like peptidase domain-containing protein: MTGLKGAEWHARIECGGRVSGAGFLVAPDKVLTCAHVVENSDVGPVTVTFPQRPGDAPVAARVVAHGGWDGRVHELGDLAVLELDREPAIAPASLAPADVPHGDRKLVAYGFPAGYDDDGTIAEFRTVAAQLLISGEWVQLEAWSGHGQPLAVGFSGAAVTLLDTGQVIGMVTAAAGAHGVRTGRMMPTHVLARYWPDLSALVPVPGSGHARGTPGQGPAHVGGVPGRDLAHPYGRPTPCAPAPASGHPDGPRLRALVEKAARAGLDCDPVRLYAGAAGPFDPLPPAEGFGSLWSAAWFVLCEVDDPGTVTRFADRLDALLTAPPPAETGAILVELGHSGAGDDLVRVEVSAYSAGRRHPVPAETVPKARLCAYVQDRIEDAFCHLTPGADELIAFALPRDWLDWPVDRWEKGPDDATPLGCVHPVVVTDHARRRTSTRHILTSVWQRLDSRTGARVHRVGCGGAEDPRKLRLALLQSEVCLAGFGATARSARTRPHFEASLTAPTPVIVWSRRGCDPGEADCAGSHDCPGTAFLDALDRLVSCVPPAELPRRVLSLRQHADAEDDHWARDIQLLWDDPRRFTDPHATAVHSRSPVA, translated from the coding sequence ATGACAGGCCTGAAGGGTGCCGAGTGGCACGCCCGCATCGAGTGCGGGGGCAGGGTGTCCGGGGCGGGCTTCCTGGTGGCCCCGGACAAGGTGCTGACCTGTGCGCATGTCGTCGAGAACAGCGACGTGGGCCCGGTGACCGTGACCTTCCCGCAGCGCCCCGGGGACGCTCCGGTGGCCGCACGGGTCGTGGCGCACGGCGGCTGGGACGGCCGGGTCCACGAACTGGGCGATCTGGCTGTGCTGGAGCTGGACCGCGAGCCGGCCATCGCCCCCGCGTCGCTCGCCCCGGCCGACGTACCGCACGGCGACCGCAAGCTCGTGGCCTACGGGTTCCCGGCCGGGTACGACGACGACGGCACGATCGCCGAGTTCCGTACCGTCGCGGCGCAGTTGCTGATCAGCGGTGAGTGGGTCCAGCTGGAGGCCTGGAGCGGGCACGGCCAGCCACTGGCCGTCGGTTTCAGCGGCGCCGCGGTCACCCTGCTCGACACCGGCCAGGTCATCGGCATGGTCACGGCGGCGGCCGGCGCCCACGGCGTACGCACCGGCCGGATGATGCCCACACACGTGCTGGCCCGCTACTGGCCCGACCTCAGCGCCCTCGTGCCGGTGCCGGGTTCCGGGCACGCGCGGGGAACACCGGGTCAGGGACCGGCGCACGTCGGCGGGGTACCGGGGCGGGACCTCGCGCATCCGTACGGCAGGCCGACCCCGTGCGCCCCCGCCCCGGCCTCCGGCCACCCCGACGGCCCCCGACTGCGCGCCCTGGTGGAGAAGGCCGCCCGGGCCGGCCTCGACTGTGACCCGGTCCGGCTCTACGCCGGCGCGGCCGGGCCGTTCGATCCGTTGCCGCCTGCGGAAGGGTTCGGGTCCTTGTGGTCGGCGGCGTGGTTCGTGCTGTGCGAGGTGGACGACCCGGGCACCGTGACGCGGTTCGCCGACCGGCTCGACGCGCTGCTCACCGCCCCGCCCCCGGCCGAGACCGGCGCCATCCTCGTCGAGCTGGGCCACAGCGGCGCCGGTGACGACCTGGTGCGGGTCGAGGTGTCGGCGTACAGCGCGGGGCGTCGGCATCCGGTCCCCGCGGAGACGGTCCCGAAGGCCCGGCTGTGCGCGTACGTCCAGGACCGTATCGAGGACGCCTTCTGTCATCTGACGCCCGGCGCCGATGAGTTGATCGCCTTCGCGCTGCCCCGCGACTGGCTGGACTGGCCGGTCGACCGCTGGGAGAAGGGTCCCGACGACGCCACCCCGCTCGGCTGCGTCCACCCGGTGGTGGTCACCGACCACGCCCGGCGCAGAACCAGCACCCGGCACATCCTCACCAGCGTCTGGCAGCGCCTGGACTCCCGCACCGGCGCCCGCGTGCACCGCGTCGGGTGTGGCGGCGCCGAGGACCCGAGGAAGCTCCGGCTGGCCTTGCTGCAGTCCGAGGTCTGCCTGGCGGGTTTCGGCGCGACGGCCCGTTCGGCCCGAACCCGCCCGCACTTCGAGGCGTCGCTCACCGCGCCGACGCCGGTGATCGTGTGGTCCCGACGGGGCTGCGACCCGGGGGAGGCCGACTGCGCGGGTAGCCACGACTGCCCCGGTACGGCGTTCCTGGACGCCCTCGACAGACTCGTCTCCTGTGTGCCGCCCGCCGAACTCCCGCGCCGCGTGCTGAGCCTGCGCCAGCACGCCGACGCGGAGGACGACCACTGGGCGCGTGACATCCAGCTCCTGTGGGACGACCCGCGCCGCTTCACCGACCCGCACGCCACGGCCGTACACAGCCGGTCCCCCGTCGCCTGA
- a CDS encoding AAA family ATPase — protein sequence MPHWSVYTGTNQPHDGIAELPAPPPWRAFDGGPALPPPGDTDDEAAVSPDRMHRARTYVPTPESVQLVNAALCLRRPLLVTGPPGTGKSSLAYAVARELRLGPVLRWNITSRSTLADGLYQYDPLSRLYAARRDDGPGPAPDGIEDHLRLGPLGTALLPYDRPRALLVDEIDKSDLDLPNDLLNILEEGQYEMPELVRAARHTTDGSAQVLADGTDTPVPVLRGRVRCRAFPFVVLTSNGEREFPPAFLRRCVRLRLRRPERAQLTDIVRAHLGEPDAEAETLITEFLTRAGTGELATDQLLNAIYLTGIAGLQADSREKLAEQLMPYLSAAADGDGV from the coding sequence ATGCCGCACTGGTCCGTCTATACCGGCACCAACCAGCCGCACGACGGCATCGCCGAACTGCCCGCCCCACCGCCCTGGCGGGCGTTCGACGGCGGCCCCGCACTGCCGCCGCCCGGCGACACCGACGACGAGGCGGCGGTCTCGCCGGACCGTATGCACCGGGCGAGGACCTACGTGCCGACGCCGGAGAGCGTCCAACTGGTCAACGCCGCGCTGTGCCTGCGCCGCCCGCTGCTGGTCACCGGCCCGCCCGGCACGGGCAAGTCCTCCCTGGCCTACGCGGTGGCCCGGGAACTGCGCCTAGGCCCCGTCCTGCGCTGGAACATCACCAGCCGCAGCACCCTCGCCGACGGCCTCTACCAGTACGACCCGCTGTCCCGCCTGTACGCGGCGCGGCGGGACGACGGTCCCGGCCCCGCCCCTGACGGCATCGAGGACCATCTGCGTCTGGGGCCCCTGGGCACGGCCCTGCTCCCCTACGACCGTCCACGCGCCCTCCTCGTCGACGAGATCGACAAGAGCGACCTCGACCTCCCGAACGACCTGCTGAACATCCTGGAGGAGGGCCAGTACGAGATGCCCGAACTGGTCCGCGCGGCCCGCCACACCACTGACGGCAGCGCCCAGGTCCTGGCCGACGGCACGGACACCCCCGTGCCGGTCCTACGGGGCCGGGTCCGCTGCCGCGCCTTCCCCTTCGTCGTCCTGACCAGCAACGGCGAACGCGAGTTCCCGCCCGCCTTCCTCCGCCGCTGCGTCCGTCTGCGCCTGCGCCGCCCCGAACGGGCCCAGCTCACGGACATCGTCCGCGCCCACCTCGGCGAGCCCGACGCGGAGGCAGAAACCCTGATCACGGAGTTCCTGACCCGCGCCGGCACCGGCGAACTGGCCACGGACCAGCTCCTCAACGCCATCTACCTCACCGGCATCGCGGGCCTGCAGGCCGACTCCCGCGAGAAGCTGGCCGAGCAGCTAATGCCGTATCTGAGCGCGGCGGCCGACGGCGATGGGGTCTGA